CGCCGTCCGACGTCTCCCCGGAGGACGCCTCTTCCGAGAAGACGCGGAGCGACACGGTGCCGGTCTCCGTAAATTTGAACGCGTTCGAGAGCAGATTGTTCACGATCTGCTGCAGCATTCTCGGATCCCCGACAAATTCGGCGTCGGCCAACGTCGGGTCCGTCCGCACGTCGAACGCGAGCCCTTTCTTCTCGGCCACGCCGCGGAACTGCCGCTCCGCGGCGTTCGCGAATTCATCCAGCGAGAACGATTCCATGGACGGCTCCATCTGACCGGCTTCGATCTTCGACAAGTCGAGCACGTCGTTGATCAACCCGAGCAGCTCGTTGCCCGAATACAGAATCGTCTGCGCGTACTCCCGCTGCTTCCCGGACAGCCTTCCCTCCGCGTCGTCCGCGAGCATCTGCGCCAAGATGAGCAAGCTGTTCATCGGCGTCCGCAGCTCGTGCGAGATGTTGGCGAGGAACTCCGACTTGAATTGCGAGCTCGCCTGCAGCTCTCCCGCTTGCTTCTCCAGCTCCACGCGGATCTGATCGAGCTCGAGGCTTCGCTGCTCGGAGTAGCGGAATTGCTCGGCGAGCTTCTCGTTCAACGAGCGCAGCTCCTCTTGCTGCTGCTGAAGCTCCTCCGACTGCGTCTGAAGCTCCTCGACGTACGTCTGAGATTCGGACAGCAGCGCTTGCACGCGCATGTTACTGGAGAGGGCGCGCAGCGAAACGCCGATCCCGCCGCTCGTCAGCTCGGTCAGGAATTCGCGGACGACGCGCTCGAGCGGCGCGAAGCCGCCGAGCTCCAGCACCGCGACGATGCGATCCTCGAAGCGGATCGGCAGCAGCGTGACGTACGCGGCGTCGCCCTCGCCGAGGCCGGAGACGACCTTCAGGTAGTGCGGCGGCGCCGCCCGCTCGATGACCGCTCCGTCGGCCGCGCATTGTCCGACGAGCCCCTGCCCTCGCTCGAAGACGCGCTCCCGCGCGGCCTCCGCGGGGTCGAGCGCGTATGCGGCGATGCGCGCGAACCGATCCGGCATGCCGTCCGGATCCGCAAAATAGAGCGCGCCCGCCACGGCGCCGGTCGTCGGCACGACGTGGGCCAAGAACCGTTCCCCGAACGCCTTGATCTCCCTAGCGCCTTGCGTGGCGTTCATAACGCCGGCGACGTTCGATTTGACCCAGTTTTGCTCCTCCAGCCATCGGCTGTTCGCCGCTTCTTGCCTCGTGTGCTCCTCGAGCGCATCCGCCATCCGGTTATACGCAGCCGCGATGACCCCCATCTCGTCGGAGGCGCTCGTCTTCATCCGCGGCAGCGCCGCCGCCGAATCGAGCGCTTGCACCTCGTTCATGACGTCGGAGATTTTGCGAATGCTGCGCACCGAACTGCGGACGACGCCGAGCGCCGTCACGCCGCACAGGATCAGCAGCATCGCCACGCCGCCCCACATGACGGCTTGTCCTTGGCGATGCTGCTCGCCCGTCGTCTCGACGCGGCTCATCATAAGCTCTTCTTGGTATTCGATGAATAACGTCAAGCTGGCTTGCAGCGCGGCGCCCTTCGGC
The nucleotide sequence above comes from Paenibacillus antri. Encoded proteins:
- a CDS encoding response regulator; translated protein: MNIRQRIYLGFVSIFIFIALFVGAVASIMMEMNGNTNEIGHDLYTKVQLTHEVQFTLGAMNEGLTNLLMDEEPDEALRTIYGARESLRSINERLAPMIETAQGKQHYGETARLYTEYEAMTDRYIRLASEGDTSAAEAMLRADIQPKGAALQASLTLFIEYQEELMMSRVETTGEQHRQGQAVMWGGVAMLLILCGVTALGVVRSSVRSIRKISDVMNEVQALDSAAALPRMKTSASDEMGVIAAAYNRMADALEEHTRQEAANSRWLEEQNWVKSNVAGVMNATQGAREIKAFGERFLAHVVPTTGAVAGALYFADPDGMPDRFARIAAYALDPAEAARERVFERGQGLVGQCAADGAVIERAAPPHYLKVVSGLGEGDAAYVTLLPIRFEDRIVAVLELGGFAPLERVVREFLTELTSGGIGVSLRALSSNMRVQALLSESQTYVEELQTQSEELQQQQEELRSLNEKLAEQFRYSEQRSLELDQIRVELEKQAGELQASSQFKSEFLANISHELRTPMNSLLILAQMLADDAEGRLSGKQREYAQTILYSGNELLGLINDVLDLSKIEAGQMEPSMESFSLDEFANAAERQFRGVAEKKGLAFDVRTDPTLADAEFVGDPRMLQQIVNNLLSNAFKFTETGTVSLRVFSEEASSGETSDGAKTVNVSFQVRDTGIGIPADKHGLIFEAFRQADGKTTRKYGGTGLGLSISKELATILGGAIRLESVEGSGSAFTATIPMKRLDRAARREAAAATASAEPRVPSGTVEEDGAENCRGKILLVDDDIRNVYALSAALLEQRYRVTFAEDGGAALAKLNEEPDIDLVLMDMMMPGIDGYEATRAIRADARFEKLPVIALTAKAMKQDRELCLEAGANDYLSKPVKLDKLLSLLRVWMDGSGGETA